One Pseudomonas abieticivorans genomic region harbors:
- a CDS encoding fimbrial protein, whose protein sequence is MTVFTGANAADGQIDFDGHIKANTCKINDDKPNFTVDLPHVSMNAFSQASPTTGRTPFQLNLTECTPETGSVYTYFEPGPTVNPLTGRLIVDAGGAQNVEVGLLNDRHGPIDASKAAGSQNSQLVAVSGGNATLDYFAEYAATGAVTPGLVKTRVQYTLIFP, encoded by the coding sequence ATGACAGTATTTACAGGTGCGAACGCGGCCGACGGTCAAATCGATTTCGATGGCCACATTAAAGCCAACACCTGCAAGATCAACGACGACAAGCCGAACTTCACCGTGGACCTGCCCCACGTCTCGATGAATGCGTTCTCGCAGGCCAGCCCAACAACCGGGCGCACGCCGTTCCAACTGAACCTGACCGAATGCACCCCGGAAACCGGGAGCGTGTACACCTATTTCGAGCCAGGCCCTACCGTCAATCCGCTTACTGGCCGCTTGATCGTGGACGCCGGCGGCGCCCAGAACGTGGAAGTGGGCCTGCTTAACGACCGGCATGGCCCGATCGATGCCAGCAAGGCGGCCGGCAGCCAGAATTCGCAGTTGGTGGCCGTGTCGGGCGGCAATGCCACGCTCGATTACTTTGCCGAATACGCCGCCACCGGCGCCGTGACGCCGGGCCTGGTGAAAACCCGCGTGCAATACACGCTGATCTTCCCATAA
- the gorA gene encoding glutathione-disulfide reductase, with protein sequence MNYDFDLFVIGAGSGGVRAARFAAGFGAKVAVAESRYLGGTCVNVGCVPKKLLVYGAHFAEDFEQAHGFGWTLGEAQFDWPTLIANKNREIERLNGIYRNLLVSSGVKLLEGHARFVDAHHVEVDGQRYSAERVLIATGGWPQIPDIPGREHAITSNEAFFLEQLPKRVLVVGGGYIAVEFAGIFHGLGAQTTLLYRRELFLRGFDGSVRKHLAEELTKRGLDLQFNADIARIDKQADGSLLATLKDGRTLSADCIFYATGRRPMLDNLGLENTGVALNKDGFIQVDEQFQTSDPSILALGDVIGRVQLTPVALAEGMAVARRLFKPEQYRPVDYQHIPTAVFSLPNIGTVGLSEEQAREQGHDVQVFESRFRPMKLTLTECQERTLMKLVVDAKTDKVLGCHMVGPDAGEIVQGLAVALKAGATKQLFDETIGVHPTAAEEFVTMRTPVDR encoded by the coding sequence TCCGGCGGCGTGCGCGCGGCGCGTTTTGCCGCAGGTTTCGGCGCCAAGGTGGCGGTGGCTGAAAGCCGCTACCTGGGCGGCACGTGCGTGAACGTTGGCTGCGTGCCGAAAAAGCTGCTGGTGTACGGCGCGCATTTCGCCGAAGACTTCGAGCAAGCGCACGGCTTTGGCTGGACCTTGGGCGAGGCCCAGTTCGACTGGCCCACCCTGATCGCCAACAAGAACCGCGAGATCGAGCGCCTCAATGGCATCTATCGCAACTTGTTGGTCAGCAGTGGCGTCAAGCTGCTGGAAGGGCACGCACGCTTCGTCGATGCCCATCACGTGGAAGTCGATGGCCAGCGCTACAGCGCCGAGCGCGTGTTGATCGCCACTGGTGGCTGGCCGCAGATCCCCGACATTCCGGGCCGCGAGCACGCCATCACCTCCAACGAGGCATTCTTCCTTGAGCAACTGCCCAAGCGTGTGCTGGTGGTGGGGGGCGGGTACATCGCCGTCGAATTTGCCGGCATCTTCCACGGCCTGGGCGCACAGACCACCTTGCTGTACCGCCGCGAGCTGTTCTTGCGCGGCTTCGACGGCTCGGTGCGCAAGCACCTGGCCGAAGAGCTGACCAAGCGCGGCCTGGACCTGCAGTTCAATGCCGACATCGCACGCATCGACAAGCAAGCCGACGGCAGCCTGCTGGCCACCCTCAAGGATGGTCGCACGCTCAGCGCCGACTGCATCTTCTACGCCACCGGCCGGCGCCCGATGCTGGACAACCTGGGCCTGGAAAACACCGGCGTGGCGTTGAACAAGGACGGCTTCATCCAGGTGGACGAGCAGTTCCAGACCAGCGACCCGTCGATCCTGGCGTTGGGCGACGTGATCGGCCGCGTGCAATTGACGCCGGTGGCCCTGGCCGAAGGCATGGCCGTGGCGCGCCGCTTGTTCAAGCCCGAGCAGTACCGCCCGGTGGACTACCAGCACATCCCGACGGCGGTGTTCAGCCTACCCAACATTGGCACCGTGGGCTTGAGCGAAGAACAGGCCCGTGAGCAAGGCCACGACGTGCAGGTGTTCGAAAGCCGCTTCCGGCCGATGAAACTGACCCTGACCGAGTGTCAGGAACGCACGCTCATGAAGTTGGTGGTGGACGCCAAGACCGACAAGGTACTGGGTTGCCACATGGTCGGCCCGGACGCCGGCGAGATCGTCCAAGGCTTGGCCGTGGCCCTGAAGGCCGGCGCCACCAAGCAACTGTTCGATGAGACCATCGGTGTGCACCCCACTGCCGCGGAAGAATTCGTGACCATGCGGACGCCCGTCGACCGCTAA